The following coding sequences are from one Campylobacter sp. RM16187 window:
- a CDS encoding NADH-quinone oxidoreductase subunit J has protein sequence MFEVVAFYFFAATSIACFGISVFSKNILYSMSALAGGMIFISGFFFLLGAEFLGVVQIIVYTGAVMVLYAFSMMFFDVSKDVVENRSKAANRLIYTLSVLSALILVLIFSAPIISSNLDAQYPIVENVGNVEIVGILLFTKYLIVFELAAVMLLVAMVSAIVLAHKDMDRGDSDDNA, from the coding sequence ATGTTTGAAGTAGTAGCCTTTTATTTTTTCGCCGCTACCTCGATAGCATGCTTTGGTATAAGCGTATTTAGTAAAAATATTCTTTATTCTATGAGCGCATTAGCTGGCGGAATGATCTTTATTTCCGGATTTTTCTTTTTGCTTGGGGCTGAATTTTTAGGAGTTGTGCAAATAATCGTTTATACCGGAGCCGTAATGGTTCTGTATGCATTTTCGATGATGTTCTTTGATGTCAGTAAAGACGTAGTGGAAAATAGAAGCAAGGCGGCAAACAGGCTAATATACACTCTTAGCGTATTGTCCGCTCTGATTTTGGTGCTTATATTTTCAGCTCCGATCATTTCATCAAATTTAGACGCTCAATATCCTATCGTAGAAAATGTCGGTAACGTCGAGATAGTAGGAATTTTGCTATTTACAAAATATCTAATTGTGTTTGAATTGGCGGCTGTAATGCTACTTGTTGCTATGGTGAGTGCGATAGTGCTCGCTCATAAAGATATGGACAGGGGAGATAGCGATGATAACGCTTAG
- the nuoI gene encoding NADH-quinone oxidoreductase subunit NuoI, with amino-acid sequence MKDYIFIKTDDATISNIDKFKRLVRRTFKLELFKGLWIVLKEMIGGKSHTLLYPLEKMQLSPRYRAVHKLMRFIESENERCIGCGLCEKICVSNCIAMETKLDENGRKRVVNYSINYGRCVYCGLCADVCPEIAIVHGSEYENASEQRAYFGFKDDLLTPKDKLCEQVEFPGYGSLREDADKFVKATPNAYINIDEISNKPEKQSEISKESKDV; translated from the coding sequence ATGAAAGATTATATTTTTATAAAAACAGATGATGCGACGATCTCTAATATTGATAAATTTAAAAGGCTAGTAAGGCGAACCTTTAAGCTTGAGCTTTTTAAAGGGCTTTGGATAGTTCTAAAAGAGATGATTGGCGGTAAGTCGCATACTCTTTTATATCCTCTTGAAAAGATGCAGCTTAGCCCTAGATATAGGGCTGTGCATAAGCTTATGAGATTTATAGAGAGTGAAAACGAACGATGTATAGGATGCGGGCTCTGTGAGAAAATTTGCGTGAGTAACTGTATCGCTATGGAGACTAAGCTTGATGAGAATGGACGAAAGAGAGTTGTAAATTATTCTATAAACTATGGCCGATGTGTATATTGTGGGCTTTGTGCCGATGTTTGTCCGGAAATTGCCATAGTGCATGGAAGCGAATATGAAAACGCAAGCGAGCAAAGAGCTTATTTTGGCTTTAAAGATGATCTTTTAACTCCAAAAGATAAGCTTTGTGAACAGGTGGAATTCCCTGGATATGGCAGTTTAAGAGAGGATGCGGATAAATTTGTCAAAGCAACTCCAAATGCATATATAAATATAGATGAAATTTCTAATAAGCCGGAAAAACAGAGTGAAATTTCAAAGGAAAGTAAAGATGTTTGA
- the nuoH gene encoding NADH-quinone oxidoreductase subunit NuoH, whose amino-acid sequence MDGFFIVETIVKSLIVISVFATLAGLGTYAERKVLAYMQRRIGPSMVGPGGILQLVADMIKLFTKEDIIPQFANKPIFMIAPIISAVGAFAALAVVPFFPEFTLFGRTIRSILADVGVGVLYVLGVGGVCVLSPLLAGLSSHNKYALIAAARASMQLISFEVVTGLSLLSVIMMVGSLSLIDINNYQNTGLGGWLIFKQPLAFILFLISSFVETNRTPFCMTENETELIAGYGTEYSGMRWAMFFIGEYANMITASFLVSLVFLGGFNPVWFLPGGLMILLKVSFIFFLFLWTRAAWPHVRVDQLMGLCWKVLMPLALLNILITGLVLV is encoded by the coding sequence ATGGATGGGTTTTTTATAGTCGAAACTATCGTAAAATCTTTAATTGTAATATCTGTTTTTGCCACTCTTGCTGGACTTGGAACTTATGCCGAGCGAAAGGTTTTAGCCTATATGCAGCGTAGAATAGGACCAAGCATGGTGGGTCCTGGAGGCATTTTACAGCTTGTTGCGGATATGATAAAGCTCTTTACTAAAGAGGATATCATTCCTCAGTTTGCTAATAAGCCCATCTTTATGATAGCGCCTATTATTTCTGCTGTTGGAGCCTTTGCGGCACTTGCTGTAGTGCCGTTTTTCCCGGAATTTACACTTTTTGGACGCACAATTAGGTCAATTTTAGCAGATGTGGGTGTCGGAGTGCTTTATGTGCTTGGAGTCGGAGGAGTTTGCGTGCTATCCCCGCTTCTTGCCGGACTTTCAAGCCACAATAAATATGCTCTTATAGCCGCGGCAAGAGCTTCTATGCAGCTTATTAGCTTTGAAGTGGTAACCGGGCTTTCTCTTTTAAGCGTGATTATGATGGTTGGCTCTTTGTCTTTAATAGATATCAACAACTACCAAAATACAGGTCTTGGAGGCTGGCTTATCTTTAAGCAGCCACTAGCTTTTATACTATTTTTGATATCGTCGTTTGTAGAGACTAATAGAACTCCATTTTGTATGACCGAAAATGAGACGGAGTTAATCGCCGGCTATGGCACCGAGTATTCCGGTATGCGTTGGGCTATGTTTTTTATAGGTGAGTATGCCAATATGATAACAGCTTCATTTTTAGTAAGTCTTGTATTTTTAGGCGGATTTAATCCTGTTTGGTTTTTGCCGGGCGGACTGATGATACTTTTAAAAGTTAGTTTTATATTTTTCCTATTTCTTTGGACTAGGGCTGCATGGCCTCATGTTAGAGTTGATCAGCTTATGGGGCTTTGTTGGAAGGTTTTGATGCCTTTGGCTCTCTTAAATATCCTGATAACCGGTTTAGTGTTGGTGTGA
- a CDS encoding NADH-quinone oxidoreductase subunit G → MTLFIDGIECKAYEGEYILGTARKNGIFIPAICYLTGCSATLACRLCMVEADGKRVYACNAKVKEGMNVVTNTDEISVERNAIMQTYCINHPLECGVCDQSGECELQNFTTLMGVNSQKYAIKDTHKPHKNWGKINYDPSLCIVCERCVTVCSDKIGESALKTTPRGGDQPAKELKDSMPKDAFAVWNKFQKSLIAPSVGANLDCSFCGECTSVCPVGALVGSEFQYSSNAWELTKIPASNPHSSDCELMYYDIKESGIENRKKRIYRVSNDFHFTTLNTAARYGYDFANENAKKDESKFKEIVDKFKNGEVKNIKFNSFITNEEALILERLRQKFGLNLVNSEAKKYQDFLNEFAKFSGESLYNGDVESLNKTDFIVSVGTLLRYDSPNISYALNNALKINKSSVICFHAIVDKVIKNYSKNLLFIHHKAGLELDILLWILQNFAKNLDGDIDKFLKENLIISKKIVEILKPKEIEEEIVKKIADENGETQEIKEVVKKQVNEKKEQEISVEVSKFALNLGIDEDRIKALTDKKQSFALIIGEDFYCHENALALAALAGLIAKFTKFKVILIPPRTNSLGVAKICKLSNEESGFSFGYNEKADFTMSISEGDIDAPALTQQEGTFSNYDKRVVPTNAALKYDGYTLNDLANELGIRSKWTIDYTLKLGDIDEFKRVEFDELDNFYENSGACKRGYLLKSQKINSEARLDFKNLKSEEIKFNIYRANPIHQFSKFTNMASQLNETGALYVSSGFLDENGFKDGEIVNLKNENLTLAIRLKLDSDLEGVVAYIGDFDDHIDIEPFFIGRYANLKIERA, encoded by the coding sequence ATCACCCTCTTTATAGACGGCATAGAATGCAAAGCATATGAAGGTGAGTATATACTTGGCACTGCAAGAAAAAATGGGATCTTTATCCCTGCAATCTGCTATCTTACCGGATGTTCGGCGACTTTAGCCTGTAGGTTATGTATGGTGGAGGCTGATGGAAAGCGAGTATATGCCTGCAATGCGAAAGTCAAAGAGGGTATGAATGTAGTTACAAATACCGATGAAATTAGCGTAGAGCGTAATGCTATTATGCAAACTTATTGTATAAATCACCCTCTTGAGTGTGGAGTATGCGATCAAAGCGGAGAATGCGAGTTACAAAATTTTACTACGCTCATGGGAGTAAACAGTCAAAAATACGCCATCAAAGATACTCATAAACCTCATAAAAATTGGGGTAAGATAAACTACGATCCATCTCTTTGCATAGTTTGCGAGAGGTGCGTTACCGTATGCTCTGATAAGATCGGCGAAAGTGCGCTAAAAACTACTCCAAGAGGCGGCGATCAGCCTGCTAAGGAGTTAAAAGACAGTATGCCAAAAGATGCTTTTGCTGTTTGGAACAAATTTCAAAAGAGTCTTATAGCGCCTAGTGTGGGAGCAAATTTGGACTGTTCGTTTTGCGGTGAGTGCACTAGCGTATGTCCCGTTGGAGCTCTTGTAGGAAGTGAGTTTCAATACAGCTCAAACGCATGGGAATTAACCAAAATACCTGCTTCAAATCCGCATTCAAGCGATTGTGAATTGATGTATTACGACATTAAAGAGAGCGGGATAGAAAATCGCAAAAAGAGAATTTATAGAGTTAGTAACGATTTTCACTTTACCACTTTAAATACGGCAGCTAGATACGGATATGATTTTGCCAATGAAAATGCTAAAAAAGATGAGAGTAAATTTAAAGAGATAGTGGATAAATTTAAAAACGGTGAAGTAAAAAATATAAAATTTAATAGCTTTATCACAAATGAAGAAGCCTTAATTTTAGAGCGTTTAAGGCAAAAATTCGGGTTAAATTTAGTAAATAGTGAGGCTAAAAAATATCAAGACTTTTTAAACGAATTTGCTAAATTTAGCGGCGAGAGCCTATATAACGGCGATGTAGAGAGTTTAAATAAAACGGATTTTATTGTAAGTGTAGGAACTCTTTTAAGATATGACAGTCCTAATATAAGTTATGCCCTAAATAACGCGCTTAAAATCAATAAATCCTCGGTAATATGCTTTCACGCAATAGTAGATAAGGTTATTAAAAACTACTCTAAAAATTTGCTTTTTATTCATCATAAAGCGGGCTTGGAGCTTGATATACTGCTTTGGATTTTGCAAAATTTTGCAAAAAATTTAGATGGTGATATTGATAAATTTTTAAAAGAAAATTTAATAATCTCTAAAAAAATAGTAGAAATTTTAAAGCCAAAAGAGATAGAAGAAGAGATTGTTAAGAAGATTGCCGATGAAAACGGCGAAACGCAAGAGATTAAAGAGGTAGTTAAAAAGCAGGTTAATGAAAAAAAAGAACAGGAAATAAGCGTAGAAGTTTCAAAATTTGCTCTAAATTTAGGCATTGATGAGGATAGAATAAAGGCTTTAACCGATAAGAAGCAAAGCTTTGCACTGATTATCGGAGAAGATTTTTACTGTCATGAAAATGCTCTTGCCTTAGCCGCTCTTGCAGGACTTATAGCCAAATTTACGAAGTTTAAGGTGATTTTAATCCCACCTAGAACAAATTCTCTCGGAGTTGCTAAAATTTGTAAATTATCAAATGAGGAGAGCGGGTTTAGCTTTGGATATAACGAAAAGGCAGATTTTACTATGAGTATTTCCGAAGGCGATATTGATGCACCTGCACTTACTCAGCAAGAAGGAACCTTTAGTAATTACGATAAGCGGGTTGTGCCTACAAATGCGGCTTTAAAATATGATGGTTATACTCTAAACGATTTGGCAAACGAGCTTGGAATCAGGTCTAAATGGACAATTGACTATACGTTAAAGCTTGGAGATATTGATGAATTTAAGAGAGTGGAGTTTGATGAGCTTGATAATTTTTATGAAAATTCAGGAGCTTGTAAAAGAGGGTATCTCTTAAAATCTCAAAAAATAAATAGTGAAGCAAGGCTTGATTTTAAAAATTTAAAGAGCGAAGAGATTAAATTTAATATATATAGGGCAAATCCTATTCATCAATTTTCAAAATTTACAAATATGGCTTCTCAGCTCAATGAAACAGGAGCCTTGTATGTATCAAGCGGATTTTTAGATGAAAATGGCTTTAAGGATGGCGAGATAGTAAATTTAAAAAATGAAAATTTAACTTTAGCGATTAGGTTAAAGCTGGATAGCGATTTAGAAGGTGTTGTTGCATATATTGGAGATTTTGACGATCATATTGATATAGAGCCGTTTTTTATCGGCAGATACGCAAATTTAAAGATAGAGAGGGCATAA
- a CDS encoding NADH-ubiquinone oxidoreductase subunit E family protein, with translation MKRVDLRHLKGDFLSELSNQAKRLNDGEVCIFLFEPVEFDNIEKSVNLIREESCELINSLKFNQVDWTIVVKKIKG, from the coding sequence ATGAAAAGAGTTGATTTAAGACATTTAAAAGGTGATTTTTTAAGCGAATTAAGTAATCAGGCAAAAAGGCTCAACGATGGCGAGGTCTGTATATTTTTATTTGAGCCTGTAGAGTTTGACAATATCGAAAAAAGTGTAAATTTGATACGAGAAGAGAGCTGTGAGCTTATAAATTCGCTTAAATTTAATCAGGTAGATTGGACTATAGTAGTGAAGAAAATTAAAGGGTGA
- the nuoD gene encoding NADH dehydrogenase (quinone) subunit D, whose amino-acid sequence MQNPSKLRPFFENIEFEENNGKMILNFGPQHPSAHGQLKLVLELDGEKVVRAMPEIGFMHRGVEKMAENMTFQEFLPVTDRVDYIASSANNYALCAAVEKLCDIEVPRRAQIIRTMLLELNRISSHLLFLATHALDVGAMTVFLYAFREREYILDLIEKYCGARLTHSSIKIGGVFLDLPSGWTEELLAFCNKFPSDIATYEGLLSENRIWRMRLEGVGVLSREKALSWGCSGVMLRASGVEFDIRKAEPYLVYNEIDFEVPYSNTGDCYARYKLYMEEMRQSVKILLQCEKLYNNSGPEILASSPQFVSASKEQIMTQNYSLMQHFVLVTQGLKAKRGEIYHPTESPKGELGFYIYSTAESSPYRLKIRAPSFFHCALYEELLVGQYVADVVTIIGSSNIILGEIDR is encoded by the coding sequence ATGCAAAATCCAAGCAAACTTAGACCATTTTTTGAAAATATAGAATTTGAAGAAAATAATGGAAAAATGATACTAAATTTCGGCCCTCAGCACCCTTCCGCGCACGGGCAGCTAAAGCTAGTGCTTGAGCTTGACGGTGAAAAGGTTGTGCGCGCTATGCCTGAGATTGGCTTCATGCATAGAGGCGTTGAAAAGATGGCTGAAAATATGACCTTTCAAGAGTTTTTGCCGGTAACTGATAGGGTCGATTATATAGCTTCAAGTGCTAATAACTATGCCTTGTGCGCGGCAGTTGAAAAGCTTTGCGATATCGAGGTGCCTAGAAGAGCTCAGATAATAAGAACCATGCTTTTGGAGTTAAACCGCATAAGTTCGCATCTTCTGTTTTTAGCCACCCACGCGCTTGATGTGGGCGCAATGACCGTGTTTTTATACGCCTTTAGAGAGCGTGAGTATATTTTGGATTTGATTGAAAAATATTGTGGTGCTAGACTTACGCACTCAAGCATTAAGATAGGCGGAGTATTTCTTGATCTACCTAGCGGCTGGACTGAGGAACTGCTGGCATTTTGTAATAAATTTCCAAGCGATATAGCCACTTATGAGGGACTTTTAAGCGAGAATAGAATTTGGCGTATGAGACTTGAGGGAGTTGGTGTTTTAAGCCGTGAAAAGGCTCTTAGCTGGGGATGCTCAGGAGTTATGCTAAGAGCTAGCGGTGTAGAGTTTGATATTAGAAAGGCTGAGCCATATTTGGTATATAACGAGATTGATTTTGAAGTGCCATACTCAAATACCGGTGATTGTTATGCAAGATATAAGCTTTATATGGAGGAGATGAGGCAGAGTGTAAAAATACTGCTTCAATGCGAGAAGCTTTATAATAATTCAGGGCCTGAAATTTTAGCCAGTTCGCCTCAATTTGTAAGCGCCAGCAAAGAGCAGATAATGACACAAAACTACTCTTTGATGCAGCATTTTGTGCTGGTTACTCAAGGGCTTAAGGCAAAGCGCGGAGAGATTTATCATCCTACCGAGTCGCCAAAGGGAGAGCTTGGATTTTATATTTACTCTACTGCAGAGAGTAGTCCATATCGCTTGAAAATTCGCGCTCCAAGTTTTTTCCACTGTGCACTCTACGAGGAGCTTTTGGTGGGGCAATATGTGGCTGATGTGGTTACTATAATAGGTAGTAGCAATATAATTTTAGGTGAAATCGATAGATGA
- a CDS encoding NADH-quinone oxidoreductase subunit C, translated as MREYQDRKNAQKKHYYKDSFYVAEQTKKFNVQESEFNEDLEALNSENLEILDSYIELGQFVVYVKCSENLKALRIFKSLGYEVLSEISAIDFISQKGGFEVFYQLLSISNKKRARVKCFVKKAEMLKSVVEIYKSANWSEREMYDMFGIFIQNHPNLKRLIMPDDWHSHPLLKSYPLHGDEHARWYEVDKIFGREYRETIGPENRDSAKIDSKDTFNFGRIYHEVERGAEPRDEKILQEYQEDGGVAFVKRVKRGSSKILEKRP; from the coding sequence ATGAGAGAGTATCAAGATAGAAAGAATGCTCAGAAAAAGCACTATTATAAGGATTCATTTTATGTTGCAGAACAAACTAAGAAATTTAATGTGCAAGAGAGTGAATTTAATGAGGATTTAGAGGCTTTAAACTCTGAAAATTTAGAAATTTTAGACTCATATATAGAACTTGGTCAATTTGTAGTCTATGTAAAATGTAGTGAAAATTTAAAGGCTCTCAGGATATTTAAATCTCTTGGATACGAGGTATTGTCTGAGATTTCGGCGATTGATTTTATCTCTCAAAAGGGTGGATTTGAAGTTTTTTATCAGCTTTTGTCTATATCAAATAAAAAAAGAGCGCGAGTAAAATGCTTTGTAAAAAAAGCCGAAATGCTTAAAAGTGTGGTTGAAATTTACAAAAGTGCCAATTGGTCGGAGCGAGAGATGTATGATATGTTTGGAATTTTTATACAAAACCATCCTAATTTAAAACGTCTTATAATGCCTGATGATTGGCATTCGCACCCTCTTTTAAAGAGCTATCCATTGCATGGAGATGAGCATGCCAGATGGTATGAGGTTGATAAAATTTTCGGTCGTGAATATCGCGAGACAATAGGTCCTGAGAATAGAGATAGCGCCAAAATAGATAGCAAAGACACATTTAACTTTGGGCGAATTTATCACGAAGTTGAGCGTGGGGCTGAGCCAAGAGACGAGAAAATTTTACAAGAGTATCAAGAAGATGGCGGTGTAGCCTTTGTTAAGCGCGTAAAACGCGGTAGTAGTAAAATTTTAGAAAAAAGACCTTAG
- a CDS encoding NuoB/complex I 20 kDa subunit family protein — protein MARHQINYAQNGGLPVVLTTVDKLVQWGRSNSLWALSYGLACCAIEMMASGASRYDFDRFGTIFRASPRHSEVMIIAGTLTKKHAEFTRRLYDQMAEPKWVISMGSCANTGGMFNTYSTVQGVDRIIPVDIYLPGCAPRPETLQYALMILQKKIRKESPFRAQAPKRLV, from the coding sequence GTGGCAAGACATCAGATAAATTATGCACAAAACGGCGGTTTGCCGGTGGTGCTTACTACGGTTGATAAGCTTGTGCAATGGGGCAGGAGCAACTCGCTTTGGGCACTTAGCTATGGGCTTGCGTGTTGTGCGATAGAGATGATGGCAAGCGGAGCCAGCAGATATGACTTTGATAGGTTTGGAACGATTTTTAGAGCCTCTCCTAGACACTCTGAAGTAATGATAATAGCCGGAACTCTCACTAAAAAGCATGCTGAGTTTACACGTAGGCTATATGATCAAATGGCCGAGCCAAAATGGGTCATATCGATGGGAAGCTGTGCAAATACCGGAGGTATGTTTAATACCTATTCAACCGTGCAAGGAGTGGATCGTATAATACCAGTTGATATATATCTGCCAGGATGTGCGCCTAGGCCAGAAACTCTTCAATATGCGCTAATGATACTTCAAAAAAAGATTCGCAAAGAGAGTCCGTTTAGAGCTCAAGCTCCAAAAAGGTTAGTATGA
- a CDS encoding NAD(P)H-quinone oxidoreductase subunit 3, protein MSHFEFTSSYFGAFVILILSIIVFSLIVILSSKIGSKMANKNSERLKLSIYECGPEVIKQPNRINIHYFLYAILFVLFDVEVIFMFPWAVDFKILGLFGFIEMAFFIILLSIGFIYAWGKGAFTWQDIR, encoded by the coding sequence ATGTCTCATTTTGAATTCACAAGCTCATATTTTGGTGCTTTTGTAATACTTATTTTGTCGATTATAGTATTTAGCTTAATTGTGATTTTATCAAGCAAAATAGGTAGTAAAATGGCAAATAAAAACTCGGAGCGTCTAAAACTATCTATTTATGAGTGCGGACCAGAGGTTATCAAGCAACCAAATAGGATAAATATTCACTATTTTTTATACGCTATCTTGTTCGTGCTTTTCGATGTTGAGGTTATATTTATGTTTCCTTGGGCTGTGGATTTTAAAATTTTAGGATTATTTGGATTTATTGAGATGGCGTTTTTCATCATACTTTTATCGATAGGATTTATCTATGCGTGGGGCAAAGGAGCGTTTACGTGGCAAGACATCAGATAA
- a CDS encoding aspartate/glutamate racemase family protein encodes MKRVGILGGMGPLATIDLYAKIVELTDAKKDQDNIPIIIDNYPQIPDRTAYILHGGQDPFPFMKEAALRLKNAGCEAACMACNTAHYFADRLVEETGINLLHIAGIAVDAIKKEYPNAKKIAVIATTGTTKAKIYENKLIQNGFECVQIPENLLENIMDCIYKGAKANKLKEYVELFNDTIDQVQADVYIAACTEIPLFLPYAKKKDKFVDATLELAKAAVKFSLEK; translated from the coding sequence ATGAAAAGAGTTGGAATTTTAGGCGGAATGGGACCGCTTGCCACTATAGATCTATATGCTAAGATAGTTGAACTTACAGATGCAAAAAAAGATCAAGATAATATACCTATAATCATCGATAATTATCCACAAATTCCAGACAGAACAGCCTATATACTTCATGGCGGTCAAGATCCGTTTCCTTTTATGAAAGAGGCTGCTTTAAGGCTTAAAAACGCAGGATGCGAAGCGGCTTGCATGGCGTGCAATACGGCTCACTATTTTGCAGATAGGCTTGTAGAAGAGACTGGGATTAATCTACTTCATATAGCAGGCATTGCCGTAGACGCGATTAAAAAAGAGTATCCAAATGCTAAAAAAATAGCTGTTATAGCGACAACAGGAACTACAAAGGCTAAAATTTACGAGAATAAGCTTATTCAAAACGGCTTTGAGTGTGTGCAAATCCCAGAAAATTTACTTGAAAATATAATGGATTGTATCTATAAAGGCGCGAAAGCAAATAAGCTAAAAGAGTATGTTGAGCTTTTTAATGATACTATAGATCAAGTCCAAGCCGATGTTTATATAGCTGCTTGTACCGAAATACCGCTATTTTTGCCTTATGCAAAGAAAAAAGATAAATTTGTTGATGCGACTCTTGAGCTTGCTAAGGCTGCCGTAAAATTTAGTCTTGAGAAATAG
- a CDS encoding anaerobic C4-dicarboxylate transporter encodes MDIMLILQIIVLFGGIYLGVKLGGMGVGYAGGLGVVVLAMLGMKVEMKGIPMDVILIIASVISAITAMQVAGGLDFLVQVASKILRKNPKQINFLAPVVTYLLTIFAGTGHTAFSMLPVITEVAKGQNIKPSAPLALSVVSSQVAITASPISAAFVAMTGVVEPLGVSYPMLLFICISTTFVAMLATAFFVNKFYDLDLSKDPIYQERLAKGLVEEVKDAEYKELKPYAKRSVAIFGIGVLIIVAYALAISKSVGLIENPILTRDNAIISFMLTIGFIIVVLCKVDTGKLLSTSTFQSGMNACICVIGIAWLGTTFVNGHIDSIKEIAKNVVTQYPFILAVALYFLSCLLYSQAATTRVMMPAVAIALGMTSPENSQHVWILVASFAAVSGLFVLPTYPTTLGAIAMDDTGTTKVGKFVFNHSFFIPGTIMVAISVALGFLIAPVLI; translated from the coding sequence ATGGATATAATGCTGATTTTACAGATTATAGTCCTGTTCGGAGGTATCTACCTAGGTGTTAAATTAGGTGGTATGGGTGTTGGCTACGCAGGTGGTCTTGGTGTCGTTGTTTTAGCAATGCTTGGCATGAAGGTAGAGATGAAGGGTATCCCTATGGATGTTATCCTCATTATCGCTTCTGTTATATCAGCTATTACTGCGATGCAAGTTGCCGGTGGTCTTGATTTCTTGGTTCAAGTTGCATCTAAAATTTTACGCAAAAATCCAAAACAAATTAACTTTTTAGCTCCTGTTGTTACATATTTGCTAACAATATTTGCAGGAACCGGACATACGGCGTTTTCAATGCTTCCAGTTATTACAGAAGTTGCTAAAGGACAAAACATTAAGCCCTCAGCCCCTCTTGCGCTTTCTGTTGTTTCATCTCAGGTTGCAATTACTGCCAGCCCGATTTCAGCAGCTTTCGTTGCGATGACAGGTGTTGTAGAGCCGCTTGGTGTTAGCTACCCAATGCTGCTATTTATATGCATCTCTACAACATTTGTCGCTATGCTTGCAACTGCATTCTTTGTAAATAAATTTTACGATTTAGATCTTTCAAAAGACCCTATATATCAAGAAAGACTTGCAAAAGGTCTAGTAGAAGAAGTTAAAGATGCTGAGTATAAAGAACTTAAACCTTATGCAAAGAGATCTGTTGCGATATTTGGTATAGGAGTTTTAATCATTGTTGCTTATGCACTTGCTATCTCAAAGAGTGTAGGTCTTATAGAAAATCCTATATTAACAAGAGATAATGCTATCATTAGCTTTATGCTAACTATCGGCTTTATCATTGTAGTTCTTTGTAAAGTTGATACAGGCAAGCTGCTTTCAACAAGCACATTCCAAAGCGGTATGAATGCGTGCATCTGCGTTATAGGTATTGCATGGCTTGGAACAACATTTGTTAACGGACACATTGATAGTATCAAAGAGATAGCTAAAAACGTAGTTACTCAATATCCATTTATTTTGGCTGTTGCGCTTTATTTCCTAAGTTGCTTGCTATATTCTCAAGCTGCTACAACTCGTGTTATGATGCCTGCTGTTGCAATTGCTCTTGGTATGACAAGCCCTGAAAATTCACAACATGTTTGGATTTTAGTTGCTTCATTTGCTGCTGTTTCAGGACTATTCGTTCTACCTACATATCCTACAACACTAGGTGCTATCGCAATGGATGATACGGGAACTACAAAGGTTGGTAAATTTGTATTTAACCACTCATTCTTCATTCCTGGCACAATCATGGTTGCGATCTCAGTTGCGCTAGGGTTTTTAATAGCTCCTGTTCTTATATAA